Below is a window of Streptomyces sp. NBC_00223 DNA.
CGCCGGTCCGCCCTGCCCGTCCGCCGGAAAACCCGCACTCTTTTCTCCTGGGGGAGACGTTGACTGTCACCGTGTCTTCGCTTCCCGCTACGGGCATCGCCCCGGAGCGGTTCAAAAAGGTATTCCGCAACTACCCGGCCGGGGTGGTCGTCGTGACCGTGGACGCCGGCCGCGGACCGGCCGGCTTCACCGCCACCTCGCTCACCTCGCTCTCCCTGACGCCGCCGCTGGTGTCCTTCGGGATCGCCGTCACCGCGTCGTCCTGGCCGCATGTCGAGCAGGCCGGCGGCGCGGTGGTGAACTTCCTCGGCGCCGAGCAGGAGGACGTGGCCAGGCGCTTCGCCACCAGCGGGATCGACCGCTTCGCCGCGCCGACCCGGTGGCGCAGGCTGCCGCAGGGCGAGCCCGTGCTCGACGGCGTCACCGGCTGGCTGCGGGTCGGCTTCGAGCAGATCGTCCCGGCCGGCGACCACCGCATCGTGGTCGCCCGGGTCGAGGACTCCTGGCTCGACGACGGCCGCAGCCCGCTGCTCTTCCACGACGGCACCTATCACTCCCTCTGACCCGCGCCGACCCGCGCCGGACACCTACTCACCTGGAATTCACCATGGCCACCGGTTCATCGTCCGAACTCCTTCGCCGCAGATCCTTTCTCGCGTTCACCGGAGGCGCCGTACTCTCCCTCGCCGCCTGCGCACGGCACACGGGCACGGGGGCGGACACCGTACCCACGCGAGCGCTTCCCTCGGGTGCGCCGCCGCCCGGTACCAAGCTCGCGATATCCATTCACACCTCGAAACTCCAGCTCGCCGGCTCCGGGCTGGACAGGAAACTGCCCTTCACCGTCTCCAGCTGGCCGAATCTGACCGCAGGACCCGATGTGATCCAGGGATTCCGCGCGCATTCCATCGATCTGGCCAGCAATGCCGGAGTTCCGCCGATCCAGGCGCAGGCCATTGACGTGGGCGCCCGTATCGTGGCCGTGCAGTCGCGCAATCACCCGATCTACAGCTTCGCCACCGCGCCGGGCACTTCCATCACCTCGGCCGACGATTTCCGGGGCAAGAAGATCGCCTTCTCGCAAGGGCAGGCGCAGGGTGTGGTCGTACTGCGGGCGCTGAAGGAGGCCGGGCTGAAGAACTCCGACGTCCAGCTGGTGGCGCTGCCCAGCACCCAGTTCCTGACCGCCCTTCAGTCCCGGCAGGTCGATGTGGCGCCGCTCGGCGAGCCGTCGCTCACCAAGTACCTGAGCCAGTACGGCAAGGACGGCGCGGTCGGGGTGAAGACCGATGTGGTGGACCTGCTGTCCATCCTGTGGGCGCCGATCGAGGTGATCGAGGACGAGGCGAAGGCCGCCGCGATCCGCAGCTTCATCCCGCTGTGGGCCCAGGGCGTGGTGTGGGCGTGGGAGCACTCCGACGAGTGGATCCAGTCGTACTACGTCAAGGACCAGGGCGTCACCGCCGAGGACGGCAAGCGCATCGTGGCCTCGCTGTCGCAGCCGCAGTTCCCGGTCAGCTGGGACAAGGCCATCGCCTGGGAGCAGGAGACCGCCGATCTGATGGCGGAGGGCGGCTTCGTGAAGAAGGTCAAGGCCGAGGAGCTGTTCGACCGCCGCTTCGAGGGGCTGGCCGCGCGGGCCGTGGCGGAGAAGTACCGGGTGGCGTCATGACCGAGGCCCTGTCGGACGTCCGCCCCGGGGAACCGCGGACCGCCGCCAACCCCGCCGACCCTGCCGCCACCTCGCCCGCCACGACCGTACGGTCCTTCGGACGCGCCAAGCCGGTTGCGGCGGCCCCCGCACCCGCCGCCGTACCCGCCGCGGCGCCGTCGGCCCGGCCGCTCGCCCCCGCCCGGGGCACCCGGCGGAGGCTCGGCCCCGGCCGGGCGATCCCCTTCGCGCGGCTGCTCGGCCCGGTGCTGGTCGTCGTGGTCTGGTGGGCGGCCTCCGCACTCCAGTACCTCGACCCGCGCATCCTGTCGGGACCCGGCGCGGTCGCGTCCACCGCGCTCGACCTGATCCGCAGCGGCCGGCTCCAGGACAACGTACTGATCTCCCTGCAACGCGCGGGTCTCGGCCTGCTGTTCGGGGTGGTCGCCGGGGTGGTGCTCGCGGTCGCCGCCGGGCTCAGCCGGGTCGGCGAGTACCTGCTGGACGGCACCCTCCAGGTCAAGCGGGCCATTCCCTCGCTCGCCCTGCTGCCGCTGCTCATCCTGTGGCTGGGCATCGGCGAGCAGATGAAGGTCACCCTCATCGCGCTCGGGGTCGCCGTCACCGTCTACATCAACACCTACGCCTCGCTCACCGGCATCGACAGCAGATATGTGGAGCTGGCCGAGAGCCTGGACCTGAGCCGCTGGCAGTTCATCCGCAAGGTGGTCGCGCCCGGCGCGCTGCCCGGCTTCTTCGTCGGGCTGCGGCTCGGCGTCACCTCGTCCTGGCTCGGCCTGGTCGTGGTCGAGCAGATCAACGCCACCAGGGGCATCGGTTACATGATGTTCCAGGCCCAGCTCTACGCCCAGTCCGATGTGATCATCGTCGGCCTCGTGATCTACGGGATCTTCGGCTTCGCCTCCGACGCGGCGGTGCGGGCGGTCGAAAGGAGGGTGCTGTCATGGCGACGCACACTGGCGGGCTGACCGCCCCACACCCCCGTACGGACGGCCCGCCGGACACGGCGGCCCCGCGAGGTCCCCGTGGCACGGACACCGTGGACGCCGCCGTGCGCACCACCCGGCTGGTCCGCAGCTTCGGCGACCGGGACGTGCTCAAGGAGCTCGATCTGACCATCGGCCGGGGCGAGTTCACCGCCCTGCTGGGCCGCTCGGGCTCGGGCAAGTCCACCCTGCTGAGGGCCGTCGCCCGGCTGGATCACGGTGTGGCGGGCTCCGGCGGACTCACCGTGCCCGAACGGGTGTCGCTGTCCTTCCAGGACTCCCGGCTGCTGCCCTGGATGCGGGTGCTGGACAACGTGGTGCTCGGAGTGCGCGGCCCCGACGCCCGCGCACGCGGCGGCACCGCGCTCGCCGAAGTCGGCCTCGCCGGCCGGGAACGCTCCTGGCCGCACGAGCTGTCCGGCGGCGAGCAGCAGCGCGCCGCGCTGGCCCGCGCCCTGGTCCGCGACCCCGAACTCCTGCTCGCCGACGAGCCGTTCGGCGCGCTCGACGCGCTCACCCGGATCAAGATGCACGACCTGCTGCGGGAGTTGTACGAGCGGCACCGCCCCGCCGTCATGCTGGTCACCCACGACGTCGACGAGGCTGTGGAACTCGCCGACCGGGTACTGGTATTGGAGGACGGCCGGATCGCGGTGGACCTGGCCGTCGATCTGCCGACCCCCAGAAGCCGACGTGATCCCCGGTTCCAGGAGTACCGCGACACGCTGCTCGCCGCGCTCGGCGTGACGGAACCGGACCCGGCCGCCCGCGCGACGGCCGCCGCCGTACCCGCTGACCCGACGGCCCCCGTACCGACCGCTTCCGTACCGTCCGCCGACGTACCGGCCGCCGCCCCCGTATCCGCCGATCCCGCGCGCTCTCACGAGGAGAAGAACCCCCATGACCCGCAGGACTGACCGCAAGCCGCTGCATCTGAACGCGTTCCTGATGTCGGTCGGGCACCACGAGGCCGCCTGGCGGCTGCCGGAGAGCCCCGCCTCGGGCGGCACCGACCTGGAGCACTACAAGAACCTCGCCAGGATCGCGGAGCGCGGCAAGCTGGACTCGCTCTTCCTCGCCGACAGCCCCGTGCTCCAGGGCGACCCCGGCCGGCGGCCGGTCAGCAAGCTGGAACCGACCGTGCTGCTCACCGCGCTGGCCGGGGTGACCAGCCGGATCGGTCTGATCGCGACCGCGTCCACCAGCTACAACGAGCCGTACAACCTGGCCCGGCGGTTCGCCTCCGTCGACCATGTCTCCGGCGGGCGGGCCGGGTGGAACATCGTCACGACCGCGGGCGCCGACGCGGCCCGCAACTTCGGCCTCGACGACACCCCGCTGCACCGCGAACGCTATCTGCGGGCGGCCGAGTTCGTGGACGTGGCCACCAAGCTGTGGGACAGCTGGGCCGACGACGCGATCGTCGCCGACAAGGAGGCCGGGGTGCACGCGCTGGCCGAGCGGGTACGGAAGTTCGGTCACAAGGGCGACTTCTTCCGGGTGGACGGCCCGCTCAACGTCCAGCGCTCGCCGCAGGGTTACCCGCTGCTCGTCCAGGCCGGGTCGAGCGAGGACGGCAAGGACTTCGCCGCGCGCTACGCCGAGGCGGTCTTCACCGCGCAGCAGACCCTGGAGGAGGCCGTCGCCTTCTACAAGGACGTCAAGCAGCGCGTGACCGGCTTCGGCCGCGACCCCGAGGGCATCAAGATCCTGCCCGGCATCGTGCCCGTCATCGGGGACACCGAGGCCGAGGCGCACGCGCTCGACGACGAGCTGAACCGGCTGATCCGCCCCGAGTTCGCCAAGCGGCAGCTCGCCCAGCGGCTCAGGATCGCGCCCGACGACCTCGACCTCGACGCCGAACTGCCCCTGGACATACCCACCGAGGATGAGATCGAGGGCGCCAAGAGCCGCTACACGCTCGTCGTGGAGCTGGCCAGGCGGGAACGGCTGACGGTACGTCAGTTGATCGGCCGGCTCGGCGGCGGACGCGGCCACCGCACCTTCGCGGGCACGGCCGAGCAGGTCGCCGACACCATCGAGCACTGGTACGGCCAGGGCGCGGCGGACGGCTTCAACATCATGCCCGCCGTACTGCCCTCCGGCCTTGAGCTCTTCGTGGACCGGGTCGTCCCGATCCTCCAGGAGCGCGGGCTGTTCCGCACCGAATACACCGGGACGACGCTGCGCGAGCACTACGGTCTGCCGCGCCCGGTCAACCGCCTCTTCGACACCGTGGACACCTCCGTCGGCCACCTCGGCATCGATCTGGCGGGGGTCCGGTGACGGACTGTCCGACGCCACCGGCGGGGACCCTGACGGAGCCCGCCGCCCAGGCGGCACCGCACGCGGCCGGCCAGGACCGCCCGGCCGGCTGGGTGCGGCGGCTCGGCGGCTACTGCCTGCGCCACCGCGAGGACCTGCTGTACGCCTTCGGCGCGGCCGTCGCCGTCGCGATCGCCACCGCCACCCTGCCGCTGGTGCTGCGGCACGTGGTGGACGCGGTCGCCGGCGGCCGCACCGGCTCGCTCACCTCCTGGACGCTGCTGCTGGCCGGGCTCGGCGCCGTACGCTTCGCCGCCGGGTTCACCCGCCGCTACCGCTCCGGACGGCTGTCGCTCGGGGTGCAGTACGACCTGCGCAACGACGCCTTCGCCGCCCTGCTGCGGCTCGGCGGCGCCCAGCAGGACGATCTGCGCACCGGGCAGATCGTCAGCCGTTCCATCTCCGACATCACGCTCATCCAGACGCTGTTGCAGTTTCTGCCCAACATGACCGGAAATGCCCTGATGTTTCTGGTCTCGCTGGTCTTCATGGCGGTGCTCTCCCCACTGCTCACGCTGGTGGCGCTGGTCGTCGGGCCGTTGCTGTGGCTGATCGCGCTGCGCAGCCGCCGCGATCTGTTCCCCGCCAACTGGCACGCCCAGCAGGAGGCCGCGGAGGTGGCCTCGGCCGTCGAGGCCACCGTCACGGGCGTACGGGTGGTCAAGGGCTTCGGCCAGGAGGAACGCGAACTGGCCGGTCTTGAGCGGCGCGCCCGTACGCTCTTCTCCTCCCGGCTGCGGGTGGTCCGCTACACCAGCCGCTACAACCCCGCCCTCCAGGCGGTCCCCGCGCTCGGCCAGGTCGCGGTGCTGGCCTTCGGCGGCTGGCTCGCGCTGCACGGCCGGATCTCGCTGGGCACCTTCCTGGCGTTCACCACGTATCTCGGCTCCTTCGTCACCCCGGTCCGCCAGGTCGCCACCCTGCTCACCGTCTGGCAGCAGGCCAGGGCCGGGACCGAACGCGTCCTGGAGGTCATCGACGAGGCCCCCGTCATCGCCGACGCGCCCGGCGCCCGCGAACTGCCCGACCTGCCGCCGGCCCTGTCCTGGCAGGACGTCACCTTCGGCTACGGCGACGGACGGCCGCTGCTCAGCGGCTTCAGCCTGGACATCGCGGCGGGCGAGACCGTCGCCCTGATCGGGCCGGCCGGGTCGGGCAAGTCCACCGCCGCCGCGCTGCTGCCGCGCTTCTACGACGTGCCGGCCGGCGCCGTGCGCGTCGGCGGCACCGACGTCCGCGACCTCACCCTGGCCTCGCTGCGCTCGCGTATCGGCTACGTCTTCGAGGAGAGCCTGCTGCTCTCCGACACCGTGCGGGCCAACATCGCCTACGGCGACCCCGACGCGAGCGAGGAACGGATCAGGGAGGCGGCCAGGATCGCCCGCGCCGACGAGTTCGTCGAACGGCTGCCGCAGGGCTACGACACGGTCGTCGGCGAGCAGGGCCTGACCCTGTCCGGCGGCCAGCGGCAGCGCGTCGCGCTGGCCCGCGCGCTGCTGGTCGACCCCGCCGTGCTCGTGCTGGACGACGCCACGTCCGCGATCGACGCGCGGGTGGAGTCAGAGATCCACGTGGCGCTGTGGGAGGCCACCCGGCGGCCCACCACGCTGATCGTCGCGCACCGCAGATCCACCCTCGAACTCGCCGACCGGATCGCGCTCCTGGACGGGGGCCGGGTCGTGGACACCGGCACGATGGACGAACTGCGGTCCCGTTCCCCGCTGTTCCGCTCGCTGCTGTCCGCGGTGGACCCGGCAGACCAAGCGGCCCCGGTGAACACCGTAGACCCGGCGCACACAGCAGACCCGGCGCACACAGCGGCCCCGGTGAACACAGCAGACCCGGCGAACACAGCCGATGTCGTGGACGCCACGGACCCGGACTCCGCGCACCCGCCCGCCGGCGTACCCGCCCCCGACGACGACCTCGCCGTGCCCGCCGTCACCGCCCATCTGTGGCGCCGCCCCGACACCCATGTCGCCGCCCGGCAGGAAGGCGCCGCCCTCAAGGCCGCCGAGGCGATCGCCGTCGCCGCGGCCACCGCCGGCCGGGGACGCGGCGGCCCGGGCGCCGGAGTGCTCGGATCGGCCCCGCCCACCCCCGAGTTGATCGCCAAACTGGCCGAACTCCCGCTGCGGGAGGCCGATCCGGGCGTGCCCACCGGGCGGACCAGGGCCGCCGACCCGCACTTCGGACTCGGCGCCCTGCTGCGGCCGTTCCGCGCCGCGCTGCTGCTCGGCCTGCTCCTGGTCGCGCTGGACGCGGTCGCGCAGATCTCCGTGCCGGTGCTGGTCCGCCACGGCGTCGACCAGGGCGTGGCCCATCACGCCCGAGGGGTGCTGCTGGCCGCCGCCGCGGCCGCGGCCGCCGTGGTGGCCACCGACTGGCTGATCGGCGTCGCACAGGTCCGCACCACCGGGCGCACCGGCGAACGGCTGCTCTACACCCTGCGGGTGAAGACCTTCGCGCAACTCCAGCGGCTCGGTCTCGACTACTACGAGCGGGAGCTCGGCGGCCGGATCATGACCCGGATGACCACCGACGTCGACGCCCTGTCCACCTTCCTGCAGACCGGTCTGATCACCGCCGTGGTCAGCCTGCTGACGGTGTTCGGGGTGCTGGTCACCCTGCTGGTGATCGACACCGGGCTGGCCGTGGTGCTGCTCGGGGCGCTGCCGCTGCTGATCGGCGCCACCGCGCTCTTCCGCCGCCACTCGGTGCCCGCCTACCACGAGGCGCGGGAGCGGATCAGCGCCGTCAACGCCTGCCTCCAGGAGAACGTCACCGCCATCCGCGTCACCCAGGCGTTCCGCCGCGAGGACCGCAACGCCCAGGACTTCGCCGCCCTGGCCTGGTCCTTCCGCGACTCACGGCTGCGCGCCCAGCGGTACATGGCGACGTTCTTCCCGTTCGTGGAATTCCTCGGCACGCTGTCCACGGCCGCCGTGCTGGCCGTCGGCGCCGGCCAGGTCCGCTCCGGGCAGCTGACCGCGGGCACGCTGATCGCCTTCCTGCTCTACGTCGATCTGTTCTTCTCGCCGATCCAGCAGCTCTCCCAGGTCTTCGACGGCTATCAGCAGGCCGTCGTCGGCCTCGGCCGACTGCGCACCCTGATGCGCACCCCCGCCGGCACCCCGGCCGCGCCCTCCCCGCGCCCGGTCGGCGCGCTGCGGGGCGAGGTCGAGTTCGACGCGGTGTCCTTCGGCTACGCGGGCGGCGGCGGGCAGGAGGTGCTGCACGGCGTCAGCTTCGCGGTCGCGCCCGGCGAGACCGTGGCCCTGGTCGGCGCGACCGGCGCGGGCAAATCCACCGTGATGAAGCTCATCGCCCGCTTCTACGACCCCACTTCCGGCACGGTCCGGGTGGACGGCCACGACCTGCGCGCCCTCGACCTCGCCGCGTACCGCCGCAGGCTCGGCGTCGTCCCGCAGGAGGCCCATCTGTTCAGCGGCACGGTCCGGGACGCCATCGCCTACGGGCGGCCCGAGGCGACCGACGCCGAGGTGGAGGCCGCCGCCCGGGCGGTCGGCGCCCACGACATGGTCGCCGGCCTCGCGCGGGGCTACCTCCAGCCGGTCGGGGAGCGCGGCCGCAATCTGTCGGCCGGCCAGCGCCAGCTGCTCGCCCTGGCCCGCGCCGAACTCGTCGACCCCGACGTGCTGTTGCTCGACGAGGCCACCGCCTCGCTCGACCTGGCCACCGAGAGCCGGGTGGCCGCCGCCACCGAGGCGCTGACCCGGCGCCGTACCACCCTCGTGGTCGCCCACCGGCTGACCACCGCCGCCCGGGCCGACCGGGTGGTGGTCCTCGACCGGGGGACCGTCGTGGAGAGCGGCACCCACGCCGCGCTGCTCGCGGCGGGGGGACCGTACCGGCGGCTGTGGGACGCCTTCCGGCAGACCGGCGGCGCCGCCACCGTCGACCAGCTCAGCCCGGTCGGGTCCACCGCGGAACCGACCACCGACCACCTTGTGAACGGGAGCGCACGATGACGCAGTACCGCCCCTTCGGACGTACCGGCGTGCAGGTCAGCCCGCTGTGCCTGGGCGCCATGATGTTCGGCCCTCGGGGCAATCCGGACCACGCCGACAGCATCCGGATCATCCACCACGCCCTGGACTCGGGCATCAACTTCGTGGACACCGCGGACGTCTACTCGGCCGGCGAGTCCGAGACCATCGTCGGCAAGGCGCTGGCCGGCGGCCGCCGGGACCATGTGGTGCTCGCCACCAAGTTCCACGGCAGCCTCGGCACCGACCCGAACGAGAAGGGCAACTCCCGCCGCTGGATCGTCAAGGAGGTCGAGAACAGCCTGCGCCGCCTGGGCACCGACTGGATCGACCTCTACCAGGTGCACCGGCCGGAGCCCGACACCGACTTCGACGAGACCCTGGGCGCCCTGACCGACCTGGTACGGCAAGGCAAGATCCGCTACATCGGCACCTCCACCTTCGAGCCGTCGGCGATCGTCGAGGGCCAGTGGATCGCCGAGCGGCGCGGCCGGGAGCGGGTGGTCGCCGAACAGCCGCCGTACTCGCTGCTGGCCCGCGGCATCGAGCGCGAGGTGCTGCCGGTCGCCCAGCGGTACGGCCTCGCGGTGCTGTCCTGGTCCCCGCTGGCCGGGGGCTGGCTCTCCGGGCGCTACCGCAAGGGCGCCGACCAGCCCGCCTCCAGCCGCGCGCAGCGGCAGGCGGCCCGCTTCGACATCGGCTCGCCGGAGAACGCGGCCAAGCTCGCCGCCGCCGACGCGCTCGCCGAACTCGCCGACGAGGCCGGGCTGACGCTGGTGCAGCTCGCGCTCGCCTTCGTCCTCGAACACCCGGTGGTCACCTCGGCGATCATCGGGCCGCGTACGTTTGAGCAGTTGGAGAGCCAGCTCGGCGCCGACAAGATCACGCTGAGCCGTGACGTGCTCGACCGGATCGACGAGATCGTGCCGCCGGGCACCAACCTCTCGGCGCGCGACGCCGGTTACACCCCGGCCGTGCTCACCGAGCCGGGCCTGCGCCGCCGGGGCGGCCGCTGACGCGACGCCGGTCCGGGCGCCGGAAACGCCAACGCGCCGCCCACGAGCCGCTGTTCACGGTTCGCGGGCGGCGCGCGGCCGGCCGGTCAGGCGGCCGGCTGTCCCCAGGCGTCGGCCAGCAACTCGAAGGAACGGACCCTGGAGTCGTGGTCGTGGGTGATCGTGGTGACCAGCAACTCATCGGCCTGCGTGGCCTGTTGCAGCACCCGCAGCCGCTCGGCCACCGCCTGCGCGGTGCCGGTGAACTGGGTACGCACCCGGTCGTCGACCAGCGCCCGCTCCTCGTCCGTCCACTCGTGCGCGGCGGCCTCCTCCGGCGTCGGGAACGGGATCGCGCCCTGCCCGGAGCGGATGCTGTGCACCCACAGGGCGTACGGCGACGCCAGATGCCGGGCGGTCTCCTCGTCCTCGGCCACCACCACATCGGCGGAGACCAGCACATGCGGCCGCTCCAGCGCCTCGGAGGGCACGAACGCCTTGCGGTACGCCTCCACCGCCTCCAGCACGGCCGCCGGACTGACGTGGTAGTTCGCCCCGAACGGCAGCCCCAGCGCGCCCGCGGCCTGCGCGCTCGCCCCCGCGCTGCTGCCCAGGATCCACAGCTGGAGGTCCGCGCCCTCACCGGGCAGCGCGTGCGCCTCCAGGCCCTCCGGGGTGCGGTGGTCACCGCGGATCAGCGCCTGGATCTGGTCCACCTGGTCCCGGTACTCCGGCAGGTCGGCGCCCGGGAACTGCACCAGCTGGATGTAGCGGGTGAGCAGCGGGGAGCCGATCAGCCGGCTGAAGTCGTACGGCGCCGGGATCAGCAGACCCTCCGGGGTCCAGCGGTCCTCGACGTGCTTGGGCGCCGGGCGGGAAACCGCGGGCGCGCCCTTCCCGTCCTTCGCGCCCGGCTGGCGGAAGCCGGAGCGGCCGAGCCCGAGGTCGATCCGGCCGGGGAAGAGGGCGTCGAGCAGCCCGAACTCCTCGACCACCGACAGCGGGGTGCGGTGCCCGAGCTGCACCGCGCCGGCCCCCACCCGTATCCGCTCGGTGGCCGACGCGACGAGCTGGATCAGCAGCGCGGGCGAGATCCCGGCCACGCCGGTGGCCAGATGGTGTTCGGCCGACCAGTATCTGGCGTATCCGGCGGCCTCCGCGCGCTGCGCGAGATCCACCGTGTTGCGCAGCGCCTGCGCCGGGGTGGAGCCCGAGCTGATCGGGGACAGATCGAGTACGGACAGCGGTACGGCCGGGGTTTCGGGCTGTGCGGGAACGCTCATGCGGCGCCGCCTTCCTGGTTCGTGGTGTGCGCGGCGCCGTTCCGCGCCTCGACGAGGTCGGTCGCGGCCTCGGTCGGGCTGAGCGCGGTCGGCCCCCAGGCGAACGGCGGGTCCGGGATCTCCTTGCGGAGCACCGGCGCGATGTCGGACTGGAAGAGCTCCAGCGTGCTGCGGTGCTGGGCGTCGGTCAGTCCGCTGGCGTCGGCGTGCAGATGCAGCACGGAGTGGCCGAACTGCTCGTGGTAGCGGTGCACCTTCTCGATGACCTGCTGCGGACTGCCGATCAGCGCGGAGCTGCGCTCGACGAAGTCCTCCAGGGTCGGGAAGACCGGCTCGGCGCCCAGCTTCTTCTGGAAGGCGAGATGGCCCTCGAAGACCGGCCGGTAGGCGGCGATCGCCTCCTGCGAGGTGCGGGCCGCGTAGTAGCCCGCCGAGCCCGCGCCGACCGTGGCCAGCGCCGGGTCGTGGCCGTACGCCTCCCACTGCTGCCGGTAGTAGCGGATCAGCTCGGCGTAGGGCTCGATCGGGTTGGTGACGTTCGCCGAGAACAGCGGGTCGCCGTACCGGGCGGCCAGGTCCACCGACTCACGGCTGGTGGCGCTGCCGTGCCAGACCCGGATCGGCTGCTGGAGGGGGCGCGGCCACACCTCGGCCTCGTCGAGCGAGGGGCGGAAGCGCGGCTGCGCGGTGACCTTGTCCTGCCGCCAGACCTGCCGGAACAGCTCGTAGCTCTCCGCGTTGCGGTCCCACTGGTCCTCGGTGGAGACATGGAAGAGCTCGCGCTGCGCCGAGCCGTTGCCCTTGCCGATGATCAGCTCCAGGCGGCCCTCGGCGAGATGGTCGAGAGTGGCGTAGTCCTCGAAGGCGCGCACCGGGTCGAGCAGGCTCAGCGTGGTCACCGCGGTGAACAGCCGGATCCGCGAGGTGAGCGCGGCGATGTGGCTGAGCACCACCGGCGGCGAGGAGGAGATGAACGGGCGCTCGTGCCGCTCGCCGACGCCGAAGCCGTCGAATCCCAGCTCCTCGGCGAGCAGCGCGTTGTCGATGACCTCGCGGAAGCGGTCGCCGGTCGACTTCTTGACCCCGGTCACCGGGTCGGGCGCGTGCACGATCAGGGTGATGGAGAGGAACTTCACGAGGCGGCCTC
It encodes the following:
- a CDS encoding ABC transporter ATP-binding protein, coding for MATHTGGLTAPHPRTDGPPDTAAPRGPRGTDTVDAAVRTTRLVRSFGDRDVLKELDLTIGRGEFTALLGRSGSGKSTLLRAVARLDHGVAGSGGLTVPERVSLSFQDSRLLPWMRVLDNVVLGVRGPDARARGGTALAEVGLAGRERSWPHELSGGEQQRAALARALVRDPELLLADEPFGALDALTRIKMHDLLRELYERHRPAVMLVTHDVDEAVELADRVLVLEDGRIAVDLAVDLPTPRSRRDPRFQEYRDTLLAALGVTEPDPAARATAAAVPADPTAPVPTASVPSADVPAAAPVSADPARSHEEKNPHDPQD
- a CDS encoding ABC transporter ATP-binding protein encodes the protein MTDCPTPPAGTLTEPAAQAAPHAAGQDRPAGWVRRLGGYCLRHREDLLYAFGAAVAVAIATATLPLVLRHVVDAVAGGRTGSLTSWTLLLAGLGAVRFAAGFTRRYRSGRLSLGVQYDLRNDAFAALLRLGGAQQDDLRTGQIVSRSISDITLIQTLLQFLPNMTGNALMFLVSLVFMAVLSPLLTLVALVVGPLLWLIALRSRRDLFPANWHAQQEAAEVASAVEATVTGVRVVKGFGQEERELAGLERRARTLFSSRLRVVRYTSRYNPALQAVPALGQVAVLAFGGWLALHGRISLGTFLAFTTYLGSFVTPVRQVATLLTVWQQARAGTERVLEVIDEAPVIADAPGARELPDLPPALSWQDVTFGYGDGRPLLSGFSLDIAAGETVALIGPAGSGKSTAAALLPRFYDVPAGAVRVGGTDVRDLTLASLRSRIGYVFEESLLLSDTVRANIAYGDPDASEERIREAARIARADEFVERLPQGYDTVVGEQGLTLSGGQRQRVALARALLVDPAVLVLDDATSAIDARVESEIHVALWEATRRPTTLIVAHRRSTLELADRIALLDGGRVVDTGTMDELRSRSPLFRSLLSAVDPADQAAPVNTVDPAHTADPAHTAAPVNTADPANTADVVDATDPDSAHPPAGVPAPDDDLAVPAVTAHLWRRPDTHVAARQEGAALKAAEAIAVAAATAGRGRGGPGAGVLGSAPPTPELIAKLAELPLREADPGVPTGRTRAADPHFGLGALLRPFRAALLLGLLLVALDAVAQISVPVLVRHGVDQGVAHHARGVLLAAAAAAAAVVATDWLIGVAQVRTTGRTGERLLYTLRVKTFAQLQRLGLDYYERELGGRIMTRMTTDVDALSTFLQTGLITAVVSLLTVFGVLVTLLVIDTGLAVVLLGALPLLIGATALFRRHSVPAYHEARERISAVNACLQENVTAIRVTQAFRREDRNAQDFAALAWSFRDSRLRAQRYMATFFPFVEFLGTLSTAAVLAVGAGQVRSGQLTAGTLIAFLLYVDLFFSPIQQLSQVFDGYQQAVVGLGRLRTLMRTPAGTPAAPSPRPVGALRGEVEFDAVSFGYAGGGGQEVLHGVSFAVAPGETVALVGATGAGKSTVMKLIARFYDPTSGTVRVDGHDLRALDLAAYRRRLGVVPQEAHLFSGTVRDAIAYGRPEATDAEVEAAARAVGAHDMVAGLARGYLQPVGERGRNLSAGQRQLLALARAELVDPDVLLLDEATASLDLATESRVAAATEALTRRRTTLVVAHRLTTAARADRVVVLDRGTVVESGTHAALLAAGGPYRRLWDAFRQTGGAATVDQLSPVGSTAEPTTDHLVNGSAR
- a CDS encoding ABC transporter permease, whose protein sequence is MTEALSDVRPGEPRTAANPADPAATSPATTVRSFGRAKPVAAAPAPAAVPAAAPSARPLAPARGTRRRLGPGRAIPFARLLGPVLVVVVWWAASALQYLDPRILSGPGAVASTALDLIRSGRLQDNVLISLQRAGLGLLFGVVAGVVLAVAAGLSRVGEYLLDGTLQVKRAIPSLALLPLLILWLGIGEQMKVTLIALGVAVTVYINTYASLTGIDSRYVELAESLDLSRWQFIRKVVAPGALPGFFVGLRLGVTSSWLGLVVVEQINATRGIGYMMFQAQLYAQSDVIIVGLVIYGIFGFASDAAVRAVERRVLSWRRTLAG
- a CDS encoding LLM class flavin-dependent oxidoreductase, which produces MTRRTDRKPLHLNAFLMSVGHHEAAWRLPESPASGGTDLEHYKNLARIAERGKLDSLFLADSPVLQGDPGRRPVSKLEPTVLLTALAGVTSRIGLIATASTSYNEPYNLARRFASVDHVSGGRAGWNIVTTAGADAARNFGLDDTPLHRERYLRAAEFVDVATKLWDSWADDAIVADKEAGVHALAERVRKFGHKGDFFRVDGPLNVQRSPQGYPLLVQAGSSEDGKDFAARYAEAVFTAQQTLEEAVAFYKDVKQRVTGFGRDPEGIKILPGIVPVIGDTEAEAHALDDELNRLIRPEFAKRQLAQRLRIAPDDLDLDAELPLDIPTEDEIEGAKSRYTLVVELARRERLTVRQLIGRLGGGRGHRTFAGTAEQVADTIEHWYGQGAADGFNIMPAVLPSGLELFVDRVVPILQERGLFRTEYTGTTLREHYGLPRPVNRLFDTVDTSVGHLGIDLAGVR
- a CDS encoding flavin reductase family protein; this translates as MTVTVSSLPATGIAPERFKKVFRNYPAGVVVVTVDAGRGPAGFTATSLTSLSLTPPLVSFGIAVTASSWPHVEQAGGAVVNFLGAEQEDVARRFATSGIDRFAAPTRWRRLPQGEPVLDGVTGWLRVGFEQIVPAGDHRIVVARVEDSWLDDGRSPLLFHDGTYHSL
- a CDS encoding ABC transporter substrate-binding protein produces the protein MATGSSSELLRRRSFLAFTGGAVLSLAACARHTGTGADTVPTRALPSGAPPPGTKLAISIHTSKLQLAGSGLDRKLPFTVSSWPNLTAGPDVIQGFRAHSIDLASNAGVPPIQAQAIDVGARIVAVQSRNHPIYSFATAPGTSITSADDFRGKKIAFSQGQAQGVVVLRALKEAGLKNSDVQLVALPSTQFLTALQSRQVDVAPLGEPSLTKYLSQYGKDGAVGVKTDVVDLLSILWAPIEVIEDEAKAAAIRSFIPLWAQGVVWAWEHSDEWIQSYYVKDQGVTAEDGKRIVASLSQPQFPVSWDKAIAWEQETADLMAEGGFVKKVKAEELFDRRFEGLAARAVAEKYRVAS